The sequence TGACGACACGACGGATGACGATACGACGGACGACGACACGACCGATGACGACACGACGGATGACGACACCGCCGATGACGACACATCGGACGACGACATGTCAGACGACGACGCGCTGGATGATGATTCGGACGATGACTCCGACGTCCCGCTGCCGGATGTGCCCGGCGATGACGATACGGCGCCGGCGGGCCGGCTGTCGGGCGGCAACGACGACAGCAACGTTTGCGGCTGCGGCTGCTGACGGCGCCTCGACGCAGGCGAAAAAACGGCCGCGCGCTGTCCGGCGTGCGGCCGCTTTTATTCCGGGTCTTGGACCCGCGCGCGTATCAATCGATCAAGGTTTGAGCAGCGATCGCACGACGGACTCCATCTTCGCAACGTCGCCCGGTGCGTATCCCTCATTCACATGACGCACCACGCCGTCCGGCGCGATGATGATCGTGCTCGGCATGGCGCTCACCGAAAACGCTTTCGGAACCGCCTTCGACGAATCAAAGAGCGTGCGCACATTTTTCAGATGCAATTTCGCCGCCGCGCGCTCGCCCGCTTTTCGGTCGTCGTCGATATTGACCGCGAGCACGACCGCGTTGGCGCCCGCAAGTCGCCCGGCCATCTGTTCCATCTCGGGCAGTTCCTGTTGGCAGGGCGCGCACCAGCTCGCCCAGACGTTCAGGACGATGACCTGTCCCGCGTAAGACGCCGACGTCACGGACGCGCCGCTCGCATCCTCGGCACGGAAAGGCGGCGCCGCTTGGCCGACCATCGCCGCATGCGCGGCCGGCGCCGCGATCCATAGCGCGGCAATGGCGAGGCGCGCGGCGAAACCGAAACGTTTCATGTCCCTGTCTCCTTCCCCGGCGGATACGGTCTCGCGCGCCGGCGCGTTACATCCACCGCGCC is a genomic window of bacterium containing:
- a CDS encoding TlpA family protein disulfide reductase, translating into MKRFGFAARLAIAALWIAAPAAHAAMVGQAAPPFRAEDASGASVTSASYAGQVIVLNVWASWCAPCQQELPEMEQMAGRLAGANAVVLAVNIDDDRKAGERAAAKLHLKNVRTLFDSSKAVPKAFSVSAMPSTIIIAPDGVVRHVNEGYAPGDVAKMESVVRSLLKP